In one window of Pseudomonadota bacterium DNA:
- a CDS encoding ABC transporter permease → MFIPLSYSIKNLLTRKITTVLTASGMALVVFVFTTILMMAHGLEKTLIDTGSYDNGMVIRKGSGAELMSWVSRSQASIVESDPQVAIGIDGKPLFAKELNILITLPKKGDNKQSNVTIRGIGNASLKLRPQVKLIDGRMPKQGSSEVAAGRSVVKRFKGVDIGMTLRFGMRDWNIVGIFDAGNTGYNSEIWGDNDQLMQAFRRPVYSSLLFKLKESSEFGKLKERIEKDPRMNHEVKRETKYYADQSEMMAKFLRILGMSLTIIFSLGAVIGAMITMYASVASRVAEIGTMRALGFQRRSIMGAFLLESLLLSLAGGIAGLFFASFLQFFTISTMNFQTFSELAFSFSLNINIAFKSLIFSLIMGFVGGVLPALRASRMNIVDALRQA, encoded by the coding sequence TTGTTTATTCCTTTATCGTACAGTATAAAAAATCTCCTGACCCGTAAGATAACTACCGTTTTGACTGCATCGGGTATGGCTCTTGTAGTATTCGTTTTTACAACAATTTTGATGATGGCCCATGGTCTTGAAAAAACACTTATAGACACCGGCTCTTATGATAACGGTATGGTAATCCGCAAGGGATCTGGTGCTGAGTTAATGAGCTGGGTTTCCCGTTCACAAGCCTCTATTGTCGAATCAGATCCTCAGGTTGCAATCGGAATTGACGGAAAACCGCTTTTTGCGAAAGAATTAAACATTCTCATAACACTCCCTAAAAAAGGCGACAACAAACAATCAAATGTAACAATAAGGGGTATAGGAAATGCCTCGCTAAAACTACGTCCACAGGTAAAACTTATAGACGGACGTATGCCGAAACAGGGTTCTTCCGAAGTTGCAGCAGGTAGAAGTGTGGTAAAAAGGTTTAAGGGGGTCGATATTGGCATGACGCTTAGATTCGGTATGCGTGACTGGAATATTGTAGGCATATTTGATGCAGGTAATACAGGTTACAATTCCGAAATATGGGGCGATAATGATCAGCTTATGCAGGCCTTTCGAAGGCCGGTTTATTCATCTCTTTTATTTAAATTAAAAGAGTCTTCCGAATTTGGAAAATTGAAAGAACGTATTGAAAAAGACCCCCGTATGAATCATGAAGTTAAAAGAGAAACAAAATATTATGCCGATCAGTCGGAAATGATGGCAAAATTCCTACGTATTCTTGGAATGTCATTGACGATAATATTTTCCCTCGGGGCAGTCATCGGCGCCATGATTACCATGTATGCATCTGTAGCAAGCAGGGTTGCAGAAATCGGCACAATGCGCGCCCTGGGTTTTCAAAGGAGGAGCATTATGGGCGCCTTTCTTTTGGAATCATTGCTTCTCAGCCTTGCAGGAGGAATTGCAGGATTATTTTTTGCTTCATTTCTACAGTTTTTTACCATATCTACCATGAACTTCCAGACATTTTCCGAACTTGCCTTTTCTTTTTCTCTCAACATTAATATTGCCTTCAAATCGCTCATATTTTCATTAATTATGGGTTTTGTAGGCGGCGTTCTTCCTGCCTTGAGAGCATCGCGGATGAATATCGTTGATGCATTACGACAAGCCTGA
- a CDS encoding ABC transporter permease, with translation MYIIKLLIKNTFRHKLRTCLTILSVAIAILAFGLLRTVIDAWYAGVQASSVIRLVTRHAVSMVLTLPISYTEKIRQIEGVKIVSYGTWFGGFYIEEKNFFANFAVEAKSFLELYPEYILQPDEKAAFLRDKKSCAAGAKLVKRFGWKIGDIVTLKGTIYPGNWEFVLRGIYRGQDKNTDESQFFFHFNYLNEALKKTSPTRADHVGYYMMEVTSPDIVADVALRIDKTFHNSLAETLTETEKAFQLGFVSMSDAIITALRLVTYIVIFIILAVVANTINMTARERIGEYSVFKTLGFGGWRIAGLIFGESLIITMMGCTMGIIFTFPSAKAFANTVGSYFPTFNVTADTILMDIVFSILVGILAAIIPTYHSIKIPIADGLRRIG, from the coding sequence ATGTATATAATCAAGCTGCTCATTAAAAACACCTTCCGTCACAAACTTCGGACATGCCTCACTATTTTGAGTGTTGCTATTGCTATTTTAGCCTTCGGTCTTTTGCGAACGGTCATTGACGCTTGGTATGCCGGGGTTCAGGCATCGTCTGTAATCAGGCTTGTTACAAGACATGCCGTATCAATGGTGCTAACACTTCCGATCTCTTATACAGAAAAGATCCGTCAGATCGAAGGGGTAAAAATTGTATCATATGGAACCTGGTTTGGCGGATTTTATATTGAGGAAAAAAATTTCTTTGCAAATTTTGCCGTTGAGGCAAAAAGCTTCCTTGAGTTATACCCTGAGTATATACTGCAACCTGACGAAAAAGCGGCCTTTCTTCGTGATAAGAAATCATGTGCTGCAGGAGCAAAACTCGTAAAGAGATTCGGCTGGAAAATAGGTGATATAGTGACACTGAAGGGAACCATATATCCCGGAAATTGGGAATTTGTTTTGCGCGGCATCTATAGGGGACAGGATAAAAATACCGATGAGAGCCAGTTTTTCTTTCATTTCAATTATCTGAATGAGGCCCTTAAAAAGACATCACCTACCAGGGCCGACCACGTAGGTTATTATATGATGGAAGTTACAAGCCCTGACATTGTTGCTGATGTTGCATTAAGGATCGACAAAACCTTTCACAATTCCCTTGCTGAAACGCTGACAGAAACGGAAAAGGCTTTTCAGTTGGGTTTTGTCTCCATGTCTGATGCTATTATTACCGCTTTGAGACTGGTGACCTACATAGTTATTTTCATTATACTTGCCGTAGTTGCAAATACCATCAACATGACAGCCCGTGAACGCATCGGTGAATATTCGGTATTCAAGACACTTGGATTCGGAGGATGGCGCATAGCAGGATTAATCTTTGGCGAATCACTTATCATAACCATGATGGGATGTACAATGGGCATCATCTTTACATTCCCATCTGCCAAGGCCTTTGCAAATACTGTGGGTTCTTATTTCCCTACTTTTAATGTTACTGCAGATACAATACTTATGGATATTGTATTCTCTATACTTGTCGGTATACTTGCAGCAATTATCCCTACATATCACAGCATAAAAATCCCTATCGCAGACGGCTTGCGGAGGATCGGTTAA
- a CDS encoding sodium-translocating pyrophosphatase, whose translation MMNLQNLFKKFSKTSRRNYLIAMMFFFAGAYLFLPGTSFTQAEATASHESVFKLFSLFSDPRFKPIEIYGLLAVLCIAIAGLLYAAMLVKQVRRADQGTKQMQDIASAVREGANAYLRAQFKKIGPLIIIITILLFLTYTGTVDLFRWGRAGAFFIGALFSGLVGFVGMRLATEGNLRVAAAAKHSYGEALQLGYRTGTITGMLTDGLGLLGGTMIFIMYGEQAYEALLGFGFGGTLLALFMRVGGGIYTKAADVGADLVGKIEKDIPEDDPRNAATIADNVGDNVGDCAGMAADIFESYEVTIVAAMILGMATFGHKGVIFPLLVRGIGVLGSIISTYTVKAGADDTSDTALKSVHRGFWIGSVISIIGFVLIGYFYLNFDAVYLTGNPTALAGFPGGDPSKLGWLANFGIAGLDMRPAITCLIGIFLAVGLNKVTSYYTHTSYSPVKSLAKACQTGHATNIIQGFAVGYESTVAAVGVIAVAIFLSVLTYAGTPPLFIAYGVAMTGIGMLTLTGNTISMDVFGPVADNANGIGEMGYNKEEMEKERPGSYKRARQILADLDAVGNTTKAETKGIAIGSAVIAAVSLFASFIAVIAVGSEEKIHLMTVSQYVIEAGKITVADPTVFIGFLLGGAVPFLFSGMLIRAVGRAAYWIVKECRIQFHDPDIWNGTKKPDYGRVVDICTQTAQKELIGPGLLAIVTPLLVGFLLGPYALGGFLAGMILVGQLLAVFMANAGGAWDNAKKMIEDGIYGGKGSEAHKAAVTGDTVGDPLKDTAGPAINPLIKVMNMVSLLTLGLVLKYNLIAPRVAQEQLGTSRIVSVIVIVVCVAALCWAIYQSKRDTGELVETEE comes from the coding sequence ATGATGAATCTACAGAACCTCTTTAAGAAATTTTCTAAAACATCCAGGCGTAATTATCTTATAGCAATGATGTTTTTCTTCGCAGGAGCATATCTTTTCTTACCTGGAACCTCTTTTACTCAGGCAGAAGCGACTGCATCTCATGAATCGGTTTTCAAACTGTTTTCGCTTTTCAGCGACCCCCGCTTCAAACCTATTGAAATTTACGGGCTTCTTGCTGTCCTTTGTATCGCTATTGCAGGTTTGTTATATGCTGCCATGCTTGTTAAACAAGTAAGGAGAGCAGACCAGGGCACAAAGCAAATGCAGGATATTGCCTCTGCAGTCCGTGAAGGTGCAAATGCCTATCTCAGAGCACAGTTTAAAAAGATCGGACCATTAATCATCATTATTACCATTTTGTTATTTTTAACTTACACCGGTACAGTAGATCTATTTCGTTGGGGTCGTGCCGGCGCATTTTTTATCGGTGCACTGTTCAGTGGATTGGTTGGTTTTGTCGGTATGCGTCTGGCAACAGAAGGCAACCTCCGTGTTGCAGCAGCGGCAAAGCACAGTTATGGAGAGGCCCTTCAACTTGGATATAGAACAGGAACCATAACGGGCATGCTCACAGATGGACTGGGTCTCCTTGGTGGAACCATGATTTTCATAATGTACGGTGAACAGGCATACGAAGCCCTCCTGGGATTCGGATTCGGCGGTACGCTCCTTGCTTTGTTCATGAGAGTCGGCGGTGGTATTTATACAAAGGCCGCAGATGTCGGCGCTGATCTTGTCGGAAAGATCGAAAAGGATATTCCTGAAGATGATCCGCGTAATGCCGCAACTATTGCCGACAACGTCGGCGACAACGTAGGCGACTGTGCCGGTATGGCAGCAGACATTTTCGAAAGCTATGAAGTAACTATTGTTGCTGCAATGATCCTTGGTATGGCAACTTTTGGTCATAAGGGTGTTATCTTCCCGCTTCTTGTTCGCGGTATCGGCGTGCTCGGCTCCATTATCAGTACCTATACTGTTAAGGCAGGTGCTGACGATACATCAGATACGGCATTGAAAAGCGTTCATCGTGGATTCTGGATCGGTTCTGTAATTAGTATAATTGGGTTTGTCCTTATCGGATATTTTTATTTAAATTTTGACGCTGTCTATCTTACCGGTAACCCGACGGCATTAGCAGGCTTTCCGGGTGGCGATCCTTCTAAACTTGGATGGCTTGCAAATTTCGGCATTGCCGGATTGGATATGCGTCCGGCAATTACATGCCTCATTGGTATTTTTCTTGCTGTTGGATTGAATAAAGTTACCAGCTATTATACACACACAAGTTATTCACCGGTAAAGAGTCTGGCAAAAGCCTGCCAAACCGGACATGCGACAAACATCATTCAGGGGTTTGCAGTAGGATATGAGAGCACTGTCGCAGCCGTTGGCGTCATAGCTGTTGCAATCTTCCTTTCAGTCCTGACCTATGCCGGGACACCTCCTCTCTTTATTGCTTATGGTGTTGCAATGACTGGTATCGGTATGTTGACCCTGACAGGCAATACTATTTCTATGGATGTATTCGGCCCTGTAGCAGACAATGCCAATGGTATCGGCGAAATGGGGTACAATAAGGAAGAGATGGAGAAAGAGAGACCGGGCAGCTACAAACGTGCCCGTCAGATACTTGCCGATCTCGATGCTGTCGGGAATACTACAAAAGCTGAAACAAAGGGTATTGCAATAGGTTCTGCAGTTATCGCAGCAGTCTCATTGTTTGCAAGCTTTATCGCCGTCATAGCAGTTGGCAGCGAAGAAAAAATTCACTTAATGACTGTGTCGCAGTATGTTATTGAAGCTGGAAAGATCACTGTTGCAGATCCTACGGTTTTTATCGGATTCCTCCTTGGCGGGGCAGTTCCATTCCTCTTCAGCGGAATGTTGATCCGCGCTGTAGGACGCGCTGCATACTGGATTGTCAAAGAATGCCGTATTCAATTCCATGATCCTGATATATGGAATGGCACCAAAAAACCTGATTATGGTCGTGTAGTAGATATTTGTACACAGACTGCACAGAAAGAATTAATCGGCCCGGGTCTGCTTGCCATCGTGACGCCTTTGCTGGTAGGATTCCTGCTCGGCCCATATGCACTTGGCGGATTTTTAGCAGGCATGATCCTTGTTGGCCAGTTGCTTGCAGTTTTTATGGCAAATGCAGGCGGCGCATGGGATAATGCCAAGAAGATGATTGAAGACGGCATATACGGCGGCAAGGGTTCAGAAGCTCACAAAGCAGCTGTCACAGGCGACACTGTCGGTGATCCGTTAAAAGATACAGCAGGTCCTGCGATCAACCCATTGATAAAGGTTATGAACATGGTCAGCTTGTTGACGCTTGGGTTGGTCCTTAAATATAACCTGATTGCCCCGCGGGTAGCACAGGAACAACTCGGTACATCGCGTATTGTCAGTGTTATTGTTATTGTTGTGTGTGTGGCTGCTTTATGCTGGGCCATCTATCAGAGCAAACGCGATACCGGCGAATTGGTTGAGACGGAAGAATAA